Proteins encoded within one genomic window of Hermetia illucens chromosome 2, iHerIll2.2.curated.20191125, whole genome shotgun sequence:
- the LOC119650199 gene encoding selenoprotein F — MTHMGGSFGEFTAHDCRQLGFIKAQLLCSSCAKLPDFGLEDIKDHCLECCQEDSLPVEVKKYPKAVLEVCTCKFGAYPQIQAFIKSDRPSKFPNLQIKYVRGLDPTVKLLDKSGNVKETLSITKWNTDTVQEFFETHLENTKSEDDFLRTNEI; from the exons ATGACGCACATG GGCGGCTCGTTCGGCGAATTCACAGCACACGATTGCCGGCAGTTGGGCTTCATTAAAGCACAGCTTTTGTGCTCGTCGTGCGCAAAGCTACCAGACTTCGGCCTAGAGGACATAAA AGATCATTGCCTTGAATGTTGCCAAGAAGATTCTTTGCCGGTCGAGGTGAAAAAGTATCCGAAGGCGGTCTTAGAGGTGTGCACTTGCAAGTTCGGAGCTTATCCTCAAATTCAAGCATTTATTAAATCCGACCGTCCTTCGAAATTCCCGAACTTACAAATTAAATATGTTAGAGGTCTTGATCCTACAGTTAAACTTCTAGATAAAAGTGGAAACGTAAAAGAAACACTTTCTATCACAAAATGGAATACGGACACGGTGCAAGAGTTCTTCGAAACACATTTGGAAAATACGAAATCAGAAGACGATTTTCTAAGAACAAATGAAATCTAA